In Deinococcus sp. AJ005, a single window of DNA contains:
- a CDS encoding DUF2357 domain-containing protein codes for MFNRVSRRSESLPERLVGGLWQTGSAGRLNGLPAPVGTPLVPDLRGQVTWQPEGHEADGTAPGRFPAGASEHLKLGSLEDALTTLLDDGGDWTRWAGLSPMDRNLADDLQRLPLEEEMARHLAHLEAVCRQPRTHLEIFEERQQVSRARQIPTRAITYLASHTEDWENRSLRSVRPRRIIANVRDEQYDIYENRVAVRLVDHLLLYVRRRIARVSELLHTLGVVDTNAHEPPSGMYWRQRRLYSLWGDALDVTEGQLLAEERLQELQRLRRQLERLQGSLLYRQVQRRLQVPAQLRITNILGNDPHYRRVARLWLAWYQHAHTGLPSAEQQQRDAQEQSRLFDGYALLLTVQALVQFGFTPLHGDSTLLVPGTRLDLSGPEGEISLEVDPDGTHALYRHHESVLRVVPLSTSLSALERSEQSWVAEELAQLAQDAPTFTLLLYPGGGGAAPAPEFLALGTEAAALHPSLGCLPGSPVDLESTERVARALRWALTGGRYLAYPPRIPLPEPLHGLGAPPPFLGGSREWALPLPLVPSDTGWRDPARALRTELTLAERTLAELKAAGHQTRTVEREAIRLRQVLTAWETLEREVLTAETALESLRHCPICSSQGADLQAWDHAQFRCECGDCGAVWSVRRCPVCRIRHPWLRPRLRAVPVIDPLPGWADRLFGRDVLTLPDPHDLTDETCPRCTELMPEKQQAGVMG; via the coding sequence GTGTTCAACCGTGTGTCCCGCCGCTCGGAATCCCTCCCGGAGCGGCTGGTCGGTGGTCTCTGGCAGACAGGCAGCGCAGGCCGCCTCAACGGCCTGCCGGCACCTGTCGGAACGCCGCTCGTGCCGGATCTGCGGGGGCAGGTCACCTGGCAGCCCGAAGGCCATGAGGCGGACGGGACGGCACCCGGGCGGTTTCCCGCTGGGGCGTCCGAGCACCTGAAGCTCGGCTCCCTGGAAGACGCACTGACGACCCTGCTCGACGACGGGGGAGACTGGACGCGGTGGGCCGGCCTGTCCCCCATGGACCGGAACCTCGCCGACGACCTGCAGCGTCTGCCCCTGGAAGAGGAAATGGCCCGACATCTGGCTCACCTCGAGGCGGTCTGCCGGCAGCCCCGCACCCACCTGGAGATCTTCGAGGAACGGCAGCAGGTCAGCCGCGCCCGCCAGATTCCGACGCGGGCCATCACCTACCTGGCGTCGCACACGGAGGACTGGGAGAACCGCAGCCTGCGCAGCGTCCGACCGAGACGCATCATCGCCAACGTCCGGGACGAGCAGTACGACATCTACGAGAACCGGGTGGCCGTCCGCCTCGTTGATCACCTGCTGCTGTACGTGCGGCGGCGTATCGCGCGGGTCAGCGAGCTGCTGCATACGCTCGGGGTGGTCGATACCAACGCGCACGAACCGCCCAGCGGCATGTACTGGCGGCAGCGGCGTCTTTACAGCCTGTGGGGCGACGCTCTCGACGTTACCGAGGGGCAGCTCCTGGCGGAGGAGCGGCTTCAGGAACTGCAACGCCTGCGCAGGCAGCTGGAGAGGTTGCAGGGCAGCCTGCTGTACCGGCAGGTCCAGCGCCGCCTCCAGGTGCCGGCGCAGCTGCGCATCACCAACATCCTCGGCAACGATCCGCACTACCGGAGGGTGGCGCGGCTCTGGCTGGCCTGGTACCAGCATGCCCACACGGGCCTGCCTTCTGCCGAGCAGCAGCAGCGCGACGCCCAGGAACAGTCCCGGCTGTTCGACGGTTACGCCCTGTTGCTCACCGTGCAGGCCCTGGTCCAGTTCGGGTTCACCCCTCTGCATGGAGATAGCACACTGCTCGTCCCTGGCACTCGTCTCGATCTGAGCGGCCCTGAAGGCGAAATCAGTCTGGAGGTGGATCCGGACGGGACGCACGCACTGTACCGGCATCACGAATCTGTCTTGCGCGTGGTGCCCCTGTCGACGTCGCTGTCTGCTTTGGAGCGAAGTGAGCAGTCATGGGTCGCCGAAGAGCTCGCACAGCTGGCTCAGGATGCACCGACATTCACCCTGCTGCTGTATCCCGGCGGCGGTGGAGCAGCTCCAGCGCCGGAGTTTCTGGCCCTTGGCACCGAAGCGGCCGCCTTACACCCCTCTCTGGGTTGCCTCCCAGGCTCTCCGGTTGATCTGGAGAGCACAGAGCGTGTCGCGCGCGCCCTCCGATGGGCCCTGACGGGTGGCCGCTACCTGGCCTATCCTCCACGTATTCCGCTGCCTGAGCCACTGCACGGTCTGGGCGCGCCGCCGCCCTTCCTCGGTGGGAGTCGGGAATGGGCGCTTCCCCTTCCCCTGGTCCCCAGTGACACAGGCTGGCGGGACCCGGCACGGGCGTTGCGCACGGAACTCACTCTGGCAGAGCGCACTTTAGCGGAGCTGAAGGCTGCGGGCCACCAGACCCGCACGGTCGAGCGGGAGGCCATCCGCCTGCGACAGGTTCTGACGGCGTGGGAAACCCTTGAACGTGAGGTTCTGACGGCCGAGACAGCGCTGGAGTCTCTCCGCCACTGTCCGATCTGCAGTTCTCAGGGAGCGGACCTGCAAGCCTGGGATCATGCGCAGTTCCGCTGCGAATGCGGAGACTGCGGTGCGGTCTGGAGTGTGCGGCGATGCCCTGTATGCCGGATCAGGCACCCCTGGCTGCGCCCTCGGCTGCGTGCGGTGCCGGTGATCGACCCGCTTCCCGGGTGGGCCGACCGACTGTTCGGACGGGACGTCCTGACGCTGCCAGATCCACATGACCTCACCGACGAGACCTGTCCCCGGTGTACCGAGCTGATGCCAGAAAAGCAGCAAGCAGGGGTGATGGGATGA
- a CDS encoding D-alanyl-D-alanine carboxypeptidase, producing MHAKTGSMTGISSLSGFLMVKSGRLLVFAVMVDSYPASGSDLNRWQDDLLPAKY from the coding sequence ATGCACGCGAAGACCGGCAGCATGACGGGCATCTCCAGCCTCAGCGGCTTCCTCATGGTCAAAAGCGGTCGGCTGCTGGTCTTCGCCGTGATGGTGGACAGCTACCCAGCGAGCGGCAGCGACCTGAACCGCTGGCAGGACGACCTGCTCCCGGCCAAATACTGA
- a CDS encoding AAA family ATPase, which translates to MKLDSFALGRFKAFGMPQTVRFKPLTLLFGANSVGKSSLLQALLLVKHALETGEVDAYEVTAGGEHVNLGGIARMLHQHDAGQDITLTLCLQADPEVPAVGGWEARSVILELGVGIESDQTDSALASDSSSSVSQGVKSASITLDGIPLARFGVTGEVSERAPDRLAFVSNLNWEHPAVCGLLRSRTEALMRLMGDENVHPAQHDDLAHAVADAVARDLYIAQADLLRGIPGQAQQFISWDLAAHSLGAVPSPPADLRHLYALLPLIPGELPSHFQDYVLRQVAILSDEMLTRFLAPEFFEAVFAVEPSLFRLSYDNHPAMNAFVSAWQLYHADESADLRKLLDKTRDASRLIGYLRDDVLDIVLGAFQAAGAAMGKLGFLGPLRTVPDRHLGRRQAQDGRWLAGGGAAWDLLGQREDVRNQVNTWMADKLNMAYEVRNRKLFDETYVEQRVARSAYVASQVAAAIAEAASAKDASDIWKKLQPMLARAEAENQWNELHGQLSDLPAAEETHLFDRRHKVSVGARDVGLGVSQVLPVLVNAAAGNGRWLLVEQPELHLHPALQAELADVFVESIHERGHTFVLETHSEHLILRLLRRIRETTEDEGEPGLALTVDDVVVLYARPGEDGTVIETVEISPDGDFVHHWPAGFFADRSKELF; encoded by the coding sequence GTGAAACTTGACTCCTTTGCCCTTGGACGGTTCAAAGCTTTTGGCATGCCGCAGACCGTCAGATTCAAGCCCCTGACCCTGCTGTTCGGCGCAAACAGCGTCGGCAAGTCCAGCCTCCTCCAGGCGCTGTTGCTCGTCAAGCACGCCTTGGAAACGGGCGAGGTCGATGCCTACGAGGTGACTGCCGGCGGAGAGCACGTCAACCTGGGCGGAATCGCGCGCATGCTCCACCAGCATGATGCGGGACAGGACATCACCCTGACGCTCTGTCTCCAGGCTGATCCCGAGGTGCCGGCCGTCGGGGGCTGGGAGGCCCGTTCGGTCATTCTGGAACTGGGAGTAGGCATAGAGTCCGACCAAACAGATAGCGCCCTTGCCTCGGACTCGAGTTCTTCTGTATCCCAGGGGGTGAAATCGGCCAGCATCACCCTAGACGGTATTCCACTCGCCAGATTCGGGGTGACGGGTGAGGTCAGTGAACGTGCCCCTGATCGTCTGGCCTTCGTGTCCAATCTCAATTGGGAACATCCGGCGGTCTGTGGGCTGCTGCGCAGCCGGACTGAGGCGCTCATGCGTCTCATGGGCGACGAGAACGTCCATCCGGCCCAGCACGACGATCTGGCCCACGCCGTTGCCGACGCTGTCGCGCGTGATCTCTATATCGCCCAGGCGGATCTGCTGCGGGGCATTCCAGGACAGGCCCAACAATTTATCAGCTGGGATCTCGCAGCCCACTCTTTGGGAGCTGTCCCGTCCCCCCCTGCAGACCTACGCCATCTCTACGCACTGCTGCCGTTGATCCCGGGCGAACTCCCAAGCCATTTCCAGGACTATGTCTTACGCCAGGTAGCGATTCTCAGTGACGAAATGTTGACCAGGTTCCTCGCTCCGGAGTTTTTCGAGGCTGTCTTCGCAGTGGAGCCCTCTCTTTTCAGGCTGAGCTACGACAATCACCCTGCAATGAACGCCTTCGTCTCGGCATGGCAGCTCTACCACGCCGACGAAAGCGCTGACCTCCGCAAGCTTTTGGACAAGACCCGCGACGCCAGCCGCCTGATCGGCTATCTCCGGGACGACGTTCTCGACATCGTGCTGGGGGCATTTCAGGCTGCGGGTGCGGCGATGGGAAAACTGGGCTTCCTGGGGCCGCTGCGGACTGTGCCGGACCGGCATCTGGGGCGCCGGCAGGCCCAGGACGGACGGTGGCTGGCCGGCGGAGGGGCGGCCTGGGACCTGCTCGGGCAGCGGGAAGACGTGCGGAACCAGGTGAACACCTGGATGGCCGACAAGCTGAACATGGCCTACGAGGTCCGCAACCGCAAACTGTTCGACGAGACTTATGTCGAGCAGCGTGTGGCCAGGAGCGCGTATGTCGCGTCTCAGGTGGCAGCGGCGATCGCAGAAGCGGCATCGGCAAAGGACGCGAGTGACATTTGGAAGAAATTACAACCGATGCTTGCGCGGGCAGAGGCGGAAAACCAGTGGAACGAGCTTCACGGACAGCTGAGTGACCTCCCTGCGGCGGAGGAAACCCACCTCTTTGACAGACGTCACAAGGTGAGTGTCGGCGCGCGGGATGTGGGGCTGGGCGTCAGTCAGGTCCTTCCCGTGCTCGTCAACGCGGCGGCCGGAAACGGCCGATGGCTGCTTGTCGAACAGCCCGAACTCCACCTGCACCCGGCCCTGCAGGCCGAGCTGGCCGACGTCTTCGTCGAGTCCATCCACGAACGAGGTCACACCTTCGTGCTGGAAACCCACAGCGAACACCTGATCCTGCGGCTGCTGCGCCGCATCCGCGAGACCACTGAGGATGAGGGCGAGCCGGGTCTCGCGCTCACGGTCGACGACGTCGTGGTCCTGTACGCCCGCCCCGGGGAGGACGGCACGGTGATCGAGACCGTGGAGATCTCGCCGGACGGGGACTTCGTCCACCACTGGCCCGCCGGCTTCTTCGCCGACCGCTCAAAGGAACTGTTCTGA
- a CDS encoding replication initiator protein A: MPPSKSRSVPQLPAPEGNSGYDELNLGRLALISGQKTIPANLQRWQKQALTPDGRPVIVTCTVPADQVVPHGLDNDFMVGLLNLCFEAGLPDGPFSVSAYALLKTSGLPDSAQYYRSLQESLIRLNKASYTIDEGWYASGTQTWTTQSFAQLSYLSYVRSKAGIRGTSVITVQLAPPIMESLRAGYIKPLDVEFYRSLSQPLVRAVYRQLDALHFDERTANGLVTEISAPLMAWSSRLGLTSDRTDNLSRTLAPAHRELLARGYIAEAEITGRGRDKIVRYVFGPPPESGYPHLAALLSERGVKQGVAVRLSTVFPERIEEAARRFDHYLRVSTRPVVNRGGLMVAMVQRPEDFADLPTHQAAPKPTPAARAKSSRREQQDLEAKDAEDQARIAALKGQELVDWAMRQLTLLGVLKRLPLQQRAPLGEALHAGTLDARQLIQQATRALSGGSPAMEALIEDLQNHLNGSRSFRGAEPAALPVVSE; the protein is encoded by the coding sequence ATGCCCCCGAGCAAATCCCGGAGTGTTCCGCAACTCCCGGCCCCGGAAGGAAACAGCGGCTACGACGAGCTGAATCTGGGCCGACTGGCCCTGATTAGCGGCCAGAAGACCATCCCAGCTAACCTGCAACGCTGGCAGAAGCAGGCCCTGACCCCAGACGGACGCCCCGTGATCGTCACCTGCACCGTGCCTGCCGATCAGGTGGTGCCGCACGGCCTGGACAACGACTTCATGGTTGGCCTGCTCAATCTCTGCTTCGAGGCCGGGCTGCCCGACGGTCCCTTCAGCGTGTCGGCCTACGCGCTGCTCAAGACCTCGGGGCTGCCGGACTCCGCGCAGTACTACCGGTCTCTCCAGGAGAGCTTGATCCGGCTCAACAAGGCCTCCTACACCATTGACGAGGGCTGGTACGCGAGTGGGACGCAGACCTGGACCACCCAATCGTTCGCCCAGCTCAGCTACTTGTCGTACGTGCGCTCCAAAGCAGGAATTCGCGGCACCAGCGTGATCACGGTGCAGCTCGCGCCTCCCATCATGGAAAGCTTGCGTGCGGGTTACATCAAGCCGCTGGATGTAGAGTTCTACCGCTCGCTGAGCCAGCCGCTGGTGCGGGCGGTGTATCGGCAGCTCGACGCACTGCATTTCGACGAGCGCACGGCCAACGGTCTGGTTACCGAAATCAGCGCGCCGCTGATGGCGTGGAGCAGCCGGCTGGGGCTGACGAGTGACCGGACGGACAACCTGTCGCGCACCCTGGCACCAGCGCATAGGGAGCTGCTTGCGCGCGGCTACATCGCCGAGGCTGAGATTACCGGACGCGGCCGCGACAAGATCGTGCGGTACGTGTTCGGGCCGCCGCCGGAGAGTGGGTATCCGCACCTCGCGGCACTGCTCAGCGAGCGAGGGGTCAAGCAGGGCGTGGCGGTCCGCCTGTCAACCGTGTTTCCAGAGCGCATCGAAGAAGCCGCGCGTCGGTTCGACCACTACCTCAGAGTCAGCACCCGGCCCGTGGTGAATCGGGGCGGACTGATGGTGGCGATGGTTCAGCGCCCTGAGGATTTCGCCGACCTCCCCACTCACCAGGCTGCTCCAAAACCCACACCGGCCGCGCGGGCGAAATCCAGCCGACGTGAACAGCAGGATTTGGAGGCCAAAGACGCGGAAGACCAGGCGCGCATTGCGGCCCTAAAAGGTCAGGAACTGGTGGACTGGGCGATGCGGCAGCTCACGCTACTGGGCGTTCTCAAGCGGCTTCCGCTGCAACAGCGGGCTCCGTTGGGAGAGGCCCTTCATGCTGGAACGCTTGACGCCCGTCAGCTGATTCAGCAGGCCACACGCGCCCTGTCAGGTGGATCGCCTGCCATGGAAGCTTTGATCGAGGACCTCCAGAACCATCTGAACGGTTCCCGTAGTTTCCGAGGGGCTGAGCCCGCCGCTCTTCCCGTAGTTTCTGAGTAA
- a CDS encoding UvrD-helicase domain-containing protein, with translation MAPLSAVAIDLEFGPEGFRNGALVYGEHAQAFGPAQLLDIAHVVRNVPLLVGHNLRRFDLPELSKLVGEPVVLDEGRLLDTLELAALVWPGRPSQALEKLYRQTQTANDPVADCRESLQVAADAVHDAPGLPGVVRHWARRLLPVGTLRDLLPEGPDDWTAVEAELGEARAQALRTYLTCLPAGRIENLGAAVFLHWCLKQHDPSHRRPVWVEFTFPTFLEAEASLGPLDTSPAALTAELRAIYGPDYAFRDGQLEIVQTLLAGEVVPLGLLPTGGGKSLTFQFPALLLSRLRRALTVVVCPLTALMEDQVLNLRVQLPDYAERVAYLTGNQSPDEQRAVVDGVWEGRVDLLYISPERLRNPGMQRLLSHRRPALWMLDEAHTFSQWGMDFRPDFLRIARAVAEIHHGAPPPLLGLVTATATTRVCEDLETKLVGALGPVLGRPMQCVPASAPFQWRGEITTEMVRLPLSERLAAIRQRLLVTRGQGVCIVYVRSRKQAETYAEQLGSDMRSEPFHGGLSPKRKQQTLERFKAGELDVVVATNAFGMGIDQAGIHTVLHANPPGTPEAYLQEIGRVARKTGETGRAVLFWDEQDFQFAFEFEKQSRIGNSKNLRDCWGIVRDRLKEDPSRRWVSSFEFGAALPQTDPDDLTTQARVALYALEAYELVKEGETQPARIHLRLTGGQGDLGEEGRRLLGVLKRQGLQPGDEVALDIREAALLAALRPGKVVTGARQLVKSGHARWSYDLTLRARKNTRTRLDRAGTSLRALLEQLGAHPDADLGRMHVQAIREDLAARRKSAQLELALKAFAALGLARFRITGGQASLEPMADAPARAHWSAFALGRFEVVQEAWGVLEAALREADSDTLVLNAADLDARLPDHPGSLNAMECLLALETLGIIDVARSDEMQGRVFYLEKGSKYQGSKAPQYNPAAFKPLEQHYADRTRRLHAMRLIALEERETGRVELLRDYFTLSLDAFCQRHFADPASAAVPQIPEYAQRILQGLSEPQRQVVEDETSRAILVLAGPGSGKTRTVVHRVANLVVLRGVPADRVLVLAYNKTAAGELRERLAALIGPLGVRVDVLTFHGLARRLTGLSDRDAVDERGRRVIGDAAHAWLLQQAITFLDEQPSTYQYVLVDEYQDVDDLKYQMITRLARFERGTDGAEDDQPGYLVGVGDDDQNLYGFQGADIRFIRQFQQDYRVAGEQVVGLIDNYRSARRIVETANAFIDVALSPDRRLKAGSLRVRSVRTEAGRVSFGRYGVRYHAARAIADRVAQLVADGTAPHEVAVLAPRWDCLEEVEHCLRERGLASQRYDCDDHLRPVNSLVGRHLLGQLRAQLTTVTSDAAATLEQLRSPYSAGDRAFGALLAAAADLRDVTYEALALKLESARPLSGGQVVLSSYHSAKGSEFDVVFVLDEGAREDDDATRALYVALTRPRQELYLLRSVHACHPAFKAAAFMARLQAIGVEPFTVDRSHVPPETVTFTLDLGPGQLWISAKDVVGEGGRRAVDGYARQWGPLELRAAVTKDGSGRVYYTLRTPRGVVAQTRAFDPRLDKDRTLRRLHALLRDGARCQAMASTVMMCERDDEWYAQVGYLGDALSHFVALPSLLIERGL, from the coding sequence GTGGCCCCCCTGTCTGCCGTCGCGATCGACCTGGAGTTCGGCCCCGAGGGGTTCCGCAACGGCGCGCTCGTCTACGGTGAACATGCCCAGGCGTTCGGGCCGGCCCAGTTGCTGGACATCGCCCATGTGGTGCGCAACGTGCCGCTGCTGGTCGGGCACAACCTGCGCCGCTTCGATCTGCCGGAATTGAGCAAGCTCGTCGGGGAGCCGGTGGTCCTGGACGAGGGTCGTCTGCTCGATACCCTGGAACTCGCCGCCCTGGTGTGGCCGGGACGGCCCAGTCAGGCGCTGGAAAAGCTCTACCGCCAGACGCAGACTGCCAACGACCCGGTGGCCGACTGCCGCGAGTCCCTGCAGGTGGCGGCAGACGCGGTGCACGACGCCCCGGGCCTGCCCGGCGTGGTTCGGCACTGGGCCCGGCGCCTGCTTCCGGTCGGCACCCTGAGGGACCTGCTGCCCGAGGGGCCGGACGACTGGACGGCGGTGGAAGCCGAGCTGGGCGAGGCGCGGGCGCAGGCGCTGCGGACATACCTCACCTGCCTGCCTGCCGGCAGGATCGAGAACCTGGGCGCCGCCGTTTTCCTGCACTGGTGCCTGAAACAGCATGACCCCAGCCACCGCCGCCCGGTGTGGGTGGAGTTCACGTTCCCGACGTTCCTGGAGGCCGAAGCCTCACTCGGCCCGCTGGACACGTCGCCGGCGGCCCTGACTGCCGAACTCCGTGCCATCTATGGACCGGACTACGCCTTCCGCGACGGTCAGCTCGAGATCGTGCAGACGCTGCTGGCCGGCGAGGTGGTGCCGCTAGGCCTGCTGCCGACCGGGGGAGGCAAGAGTTTGACGTTCCAGTTCCCCGCTCTGCTGCTCAGCCGGCTGCGGCGCGCGCTGACGGTGGTGGTGTGTCCCCTGACGGCACTGATGGAAGACCAGGTCCTCAACCTGCGCGTGCAGCTGCCCGACTACGCCGAGCGGGTGGCCTACCTGACTGGCAACCAGTCCCCGGACGAGCAGCGCGCCGTGGTGGACGGGGTGTGGGAGGGCCGCGTCGACCTGCTGTACATCAGCCCCGAACGCCTGCGCAACCCAGGTATGCAGCGCCTGCTCTCGCACCGACGGCCAGCCCTGTGGATGCTCGACGAGGCCCACACCTTCAGCCAGTGGGGCATGGACTTCCGCCCCGATTTCCTGCGGATCGCGCGCGCGGTCGCCGAGATCCACCACGGTGCGCCGCCCCCGCTGCTGGGCCTGGTCACCGCGACCGCCACCACGCGGGTGTGCGAGGACCTCGAAACCAAGCTGGTCGGCGCGCTGGGGCCAGTCCTGGGGCGGCCCATGCAGTGCGTGCCGGCGTCGGCCCCGTTCCAGTGGCGCGGGGAGATCACGACCGAGATGGTGCGCCTGCCCCTGAGCGAGCGGCTGGCCGCCATCCGGCAGCGGCTGCTCGTCACGCGTGGTCAGGGCGTCTGTATCGTCTACGTGCGCTCGCGCAAACAGGCCGAGACGTACGCCGAGCAGCTCGGCAGCGACATGCGGTCCGAGCCTTTCCACGGCGGCCTCTCCCCGAAACGCAAACAGCAGACCCTGGAACGCTTCAAGGCCGGGGAACTGGACGTGGTGGTGGCCACCAACGCGTTCGGCATGGGCATCGACCAGGCGGGCATCCACACGGTGCTGCACGCCAACCCGCCCGGTACGCCCGAGGCCTACCTGCAGGAGATCGGCCGCGTGGCCCGCAAGACGGGGGAGACCGGCCGCGCCGTGCTGTTCTGGGACGAGCAGGATTTCCAGTTCGCCTTCGAGTTCGAGAAGCAGTCGCGGATCGGCAACAGCAAGAACCTGCGCGACTGCTGGGGCATCGTGCGCGACCGTCTGAAGGAAGATCCGTCGCGCCGCTGGGTGTCCAGTTTCGAGTTCGGCGCCGCGCTGCCGCAGACAGATCCGGACGACCTGACCACCCAGGCGCGGGTGGCGCTGTACGCCCTGGAGGCCTACGAGCTGGTCAAGGAGGGGGAGACCCAGCCGGCCCGGATCCACCTGCGCCTGACCGGGGGCCAGGGGGATCTGGGTGAGGAAGGTCGCCGGCTGCTCGGCGTCCTGAAACGCCAGGGGTTGCAGCCGGGCGACGAGGTTGCCCTGGACATCCGTGAGGCGGCGCTCCTGGCGGCGCTGCGCCCGGGCAAGGTGGTGACGGGCGCGCGGCAACTGGTCAAGTCCGGACACGCCCGCTGGAGTTACGACCTGACCCTGCGCGCCCGCAAGAACACCCGCACCCGCCTGGACCGGGCCGGGACCAGCCTGCGCGCGCTGCTCGAGCAACTCGGTGCCCATCCCGACGCGGACTTGGGCCGGATGCACGTCCAGGCGATCCGCGAGGACCTGGCTGCCCGGCGCAAGTCCGCGCAACTGGAGCTGGCCCTGAAGGCGTTTGCTGCCCTCGGCCTGGCCCGCTTCCGCATCACCGGGGGGCAGGCCAGCCTGGAACCCATGGCAGATGCCCCGGCGCGGGCGCACTGGAGCGCCTTCGCGCTGGGCCGCTTCGAGGTGGTGCAGGAGGCGTGGGGGGTCCTGGAAGCGGCGCTGCGCGAAGCGGACAGCGATACCCTCGTGCTCAACGCCGCCGACCTTGACGCGCGGCTGCCGGACCATCCGGGTTCACTCAACGCCATGGAGTGCCTGCTCGCCCTGGAGACCCTGGGCATCATCGACGTGGCGCGCAGCGACGAGATGCAGGGCCGCGTGTTCTACCTGGAAAAGGGGAGCAAGTACCAGGGAAGCAAGGCGCCGCAGTACAACCCGGCGGCCTTCAAACCGCTCGAGCAGCACTACGCCGACCGCACGCGGCGTCTGCACGCCATGCGCCTGATCGCCCTGGAAGAGCGTGAGACAGGCCGCGTGGAGTTGCTGCGTGATTATTTCACCCTGAGCCTGGACGCGTTTTGTCAGCGGCACTTCGCCGATCCGGCCAGCGCCGCCGTGCCGCAGATTCCCGAGTACGCCCAGCGCATCCTCCAGGGCCTGAGCGAGCCGCAGCGGCAGGTGGTCGAGGACGAGACCAGCCGCGCCATCCTGGTACTCGCCGGTCCCGGTAGCGGCAAGACCCGGACCGTGGTCCACCGCGTCGCCAACCTGGTGGTGCTGCGCGGCGTCCCGGCGGACCGCGTGCTGGTGCTGGCCTACAACAAGACGGCGGCCGGGGAACTGCGGGAGCGCCTGGCTGCCCTGATCGGGCCGCTGGGGGTCCGGGTGGACGTGTTGACGTTCCATGGTCTGGCCCGGCGGTTGACCGGGCTGAGCGACCGGGACGCGGTGGACGAACGTGGCCGGCGCGTGATCGGCGACGCGGCCCACGCCTGGCTGCTCCAGCAGGCCATCACGTTTCTGGACGAGCAGCCGTCCACCTACCAGTACGTCCTGGTGGACGAATATCAGGACGTCGACGACCTCAAATACCAGATGATCACCCGCCTGGCCCGCTTTGAGCGGGGCACCGACGGCGCGGAAGACGACCAGCCCGGTTACCTGGTCGGGGTGGGCGACGACGACCAGAACCTGTACGGCTTCCAGGGAGCCGACATCCGTTTCATCCGGCAGTTCCAGCAGGATTACCGCGTGGCCGGGGAGCAGGTCGTCGGGCTGATCGACAACTACCGCAGCGCGCGCCGCATCGTCGAGACGGCCAACGCGTTCATCGACGTGGCGCTTTCCCCGGACCGGCGACTGAAAGCCGGATCCCTGCGCGTCCGCAGCGTCCGCACCGAGGCAGGCAGGGTAAGTTTCGGCCGCTACGGCGTGCGGTACCACGCGGCGCGGGCCATCGCCGATCGGGTGGCGCAGCTGGTGGCCGACGGCACCGCGCCGCACGAGGTGGCGGTCCTCGCGCCGCGCTGGGACTGTCTGGAGGAGGTCGAGCACTGCCTGCGGGAGCGCGGCCTGGCCAGCCAACGCTACGACTGTGACGACCACCTGCGGCCCGTCAACAGTCTGGTCGGGCGCCACCTGCTGGGGCAGTTGCGCGCCCAGCTCACCACGGTCACCTCCGACGCAGCCGCTACCCTGGAGCAGTTGCGCTCGCCCTACAGCGCCGGTGACCGGGCTTTCGGTGCACTGCTGGCCGCTGCCGCCGACCTGCGCGACGTGACCTATGAGGCGCTGGCACTGAAGCTCGAGAGCGCGCGGCCACTGTCGGGGGGCCAGGTGGTCCTGAGTTCGTACCACTCGGCCAAGGGCAGCGAGTTCGACGTCGTGTTCGTTCTAGACGAGGGGGCCCGCGAGGACGACGACGCGACGCGCGCCCTGTATGTCGCCCTGACGCGGCCCCGACAGGAGCTGTACCTGCTGCGCAGCGTCCACGCCTGTCACCCGGCGTTCAAGGCGGCAGCGTTCATGGCCCGGCTCCAGGCCATCGGCGTCGAGCCGTTCACGGTGGACCGCAGCCACGTGCCGCCGGAGACGGTCACGTTTACCCTGGATCTGGGGCCGGGCCAGTTGTGGATCAGCGCGAAAGATGTGGTGGGGGAAGGCGGGCGCCGCGCGGTCGACGGCTATGCCCGTCAGTGGGGACCGCTGGAGCTCCGGGCCGCCGTCACGAAAGACGGGAGCGGCCGGGTGTACTACACGCTGCGGACACCGCGCGGCGTGGTGGCGCAGACCCGGGCCTTCGATCCCCGCCTGGACAAGGACCGGACCCTGAGACGCCTGCACGCCCTGCTGCGTGACGGGGCGCGTTGCCAGGCCATGGCCAGCACAGTGATGATGTGCGAGCGCGACGACGAGTGGTACGCCCAAGTAGGGTATCTGGGAGATGCCCTCTCGCACTTCGTCGCGCTGCCCTCGCTGCTGATTGAGCGAGGGCTGTAG